GGCATGATTTAATGGGCCAGCTTTCACTCCCGTACAACATGATGGGTTCAATTACTGATCGATAGACGtgatttttaattcttttttctatctctcttttcCCAAAAATGCAATCCTTGATTGCATAGTAGGCCGTAGATCCCTTTCTCACCCTATTCATCACTTCCAGATCTATTTTTCCGTCCTCAGAAAACATTGTACCAAGGTATTCGTACTTCCCTACCTGTTCGAGCAGTTCTTCACTCAccataatttgaatattctctCTCCCTCCTCTTGAAACCACCATCACCTTACTTTTACTCACATTCATAATCATTCCTCTTCGTTTCAGCTCCTCAGCCCATTCTGTCACTGATTGTTGGAGTTTCTGCTGAGTATCAGCAATCAGCACTATATCGTCCGCATATAGGAGAGCTCTTGCCCCAATCGGTCGCATGTTCCAATACCCTACCATCATATTCTGGGTCCTTCTCTTGCACACCTTATGGATCTCATCCATCACTAATATGAAGAGTAGGGGACTCAGACTGTCACCCTGTTTTACCCCCATCTCCATACCAATTCATGGGACATTCCTCCACATATTCGCACTTTCGCTCTCATTCCTACATTGACACTAATGATGGCCTTGATCAGCTTTTCAGGTACTCTCTTTCTTTTTAAGGCTTCCCATATCACCTGTCGTGGAACTGAGTCAAAAGCAGCCTTCAGGTCTAAGAAAGCTAAATAGACAGGCTTTCCCCTCTCTAAAAATTTTGAGCATATATTCCTCAGCGATGACACATGCTCCTGGGCCTGTCTACCCGGCCTAAACGCTGCCTGTTCCTCCTCCATCTCTTGCTCTACAACTTTGCGCAAACGTTTCTCCAGAATACCCGTGTATACTTTCATGCTCACTTGAGAGAGGCAAACCGCTCTATAATTTTCACAGTCTGTGGTGGGGCCCTTCTTGTGGATAGGGATGATAATATTCTTGGTCCATTGACTGGGAACTCTTTCTTGATGCCATATCAAGTTGATCAAACTTGTCATCTTCTCTATCAAGAGATCTCCTCCCCATTTTATTAGCTCTGGCACAATCCCATCCTCTCCCGCAGCCCTTCCTGTCCTCAGCCTTTTTATTGATTCTTCCACTTCATTTGTAGTGATCTCATTGGTTATGCCATCTATCAATTCATCCATCATTTGCTGATGCTCATCTTGGTCAAACCctgtttcattctcatttctttGGAACTTATTTTCGTAGTACCTTCTCCATCTCTCCATCACTTCCTCCAACTGTGACACCAACCTTCCATTTTCATCCACTATTGATCTAGTCTGCTTTCCAAATTTTCCTCTCAGCTGTTTCACCGTTCTCCAGAAAGCTCGCCCATTTTCCCGTCCATGCAAATTTTGTAGATCTCTGCCAAAATTTTCCCAGGATTCGATTTTTGCTAATTTGACAGTTCTCTTGGCAACATTCCGTTTTTCAACGTAGATTCTGTAATCCTCCTGTCTCTTAGAGCCTATAAATTTCTTGTatgctttcttcttctctctaacTTTCATCTTGACTTCTTCTGACCACCATCTAGTTCTTCTCTTAAACCTTCCTACTACTTTCTGGCCACATACCTCCTCAGCAGCACCCATAATAACTTCTTTCAATTCACTCCAAAtaaaatcaacattattttgCATATCTTCAGcattttgcaaattttcaatccGATTTGAGAGCTCtactttatatttttctctattttcagCAAGTCTCAACTCTTCATGCTTTATTCTCCTGTATGCTTTCTGTCTGCAAACCTTTCTTTCTCTAAAACCTGTGTCCGCAACCAGAAGTTTGTGGTCAGTGTCCAGTTCTGCTCCCCTTATGACCTTCACATCCCTAAAAGCATATCTAAGCTCTCCTTGATAGAGAATGTAATCAATCATGCTTTCTGCCTCTCTGCCTTCTCCAACGAATGTAATCTTGTGGATTCTCTTATGAATGAACCAAGTGTTCCCTATGAGGAAATTGTGTTGAGATGCATATTCAATCAATCTTTGTCCATTGTTATTCTTAATCACCTCACATCCATACTTTCCCATACACCCATTCCCCACCTGCTCATCCATTCCGATTCTTCCATTGAAATCACCAATCACTACAAGTTTCCTTGATTCTTCAGCTTCAATGGTTTCTCTCTCTAGCTGCATCCAGAATTCATCTTTCTCGGCCACATTTGCATCTTCTGTTGGTCCATATACTTGGATTATGCTAATTTTCTCTTCCAGGTCTAGATCTACTCTTATTATTCTAGGGCTAATGGCTTTCCAACTTCTAACTCTGGTGTTGGTTTCTTCATCTATTACAATAGCCACTCCACCGCAAGCTCTCCTTCCATCAGCTACTCCTGAGTATCTCATTACATATCCCTCCTCAAGAACTCTCTCTCCTACACCCCTTCTTCTCGTTTCGCATATACCCAACACCTTGATCTTATACTTTTTCATCTCCTCTACCATCTCTACCTCTTTCCCAGTCAGTGTCCGAATGTTCCATGTCCCAAATCTGATAAAGTGGCTTGTCCGTTTATTCCGTAAATTCCGGTCCCGTCCGAGGCTAGTTGTAGTTCTTTGAATCAGCTTTAAACCAGCGTGTGGGTGATTAGCCCAACGACGCCTTCTTTGGAGTACTTCTTCGTCTGACTCCTACCCCTCGACCTGTCCGGCTTGGGAGGCCCTGCTGGTAGTTACACTACCGCCGGCATAGCTCTCGGGGTTATTGGAGTACACAAGCCCCTCCACCAACGACAAGGTGTTGTACTCCCTAGGAGGGGCCATGCACAACACTTTAGACTCTATTCATGGGAAGAAGAGAATGACCTATACCCCTACGGCTTTAATAAAACTAGTACATCCTTGGCTCAGTAGGTATTTTTTCGCACGTGGATCGTTGTTTAAAGCAAATCAAATCGAAGTAGTAGGCCTAGGGTACTCTAAACGCACAAAAtatctattaattattaattatgtaaAATTTACGTATGAGCGAAATTGatgtttatttcaagttttattgaattcattatGATCTAAATGTGATAACCATTAAAGCATGATACAGTCTTCCCGAAATGTGATATTGGAAGTTATATTTCTAAGAGATACTCAAGATAGAATCTGCTTAAAACAAGTGAGCCCCCGGACTTGAGAACTCTTCCCTAAATTAAACTTATTGTCCGATTTTTAAATCtgaaaattgtaattatatGTGAATTCATAGAACTCTAAAGttcatttcataatatgaataaataagtctgaatcaaaattcaagacaGACAGTGAACTAAGCAGACGGACATTAACGAAAGTGAGTTGATTTAAACGTTGTGAATATGTTTATTGAtctttgaaatcttgataatcTTTGTGAATCATATGTCGGCGCAttaaggtagacgcacacagatcgtcatcagacggacggcacgcatcggacggatcggatgattagatttgatgcatttgaTGCAtctgatgcattgttttcaattggagtgcacatacctatccgcatccgtataggtataggtatgcgcactccaattgaaaacaatgcatcaaatctaatcatccgatccgtccgatgcgtgccgtccgtccgatgacgatctgtgtgcgcctaccttacgAACAGTCTTGCCTGATTTCACCAAGCTTAGACAACACATTTGAATATGATCAAGCCGGGTACGCTTTACAAGTGTGCACTGAAATTATCAATATAGTAacttatgaaaatttataacagAATATGTTAGAAATTAGTATAGgaattgaatagaaatataatttgttgCAGTGCACTCGTTGTGAACCGTACCTGATTTGGTCAAGTCCAAATgtgtcttgaccgagcttggtcAGCTGTTGTAATTTGATGGATAAAAgttgtagtaattgcatgcagttAATAATCCAGCTGACTAATAATCACTACACATGCTCTCTTAtaagcactttcaatgttatcctCAAAAAATATGGAAGAGTGAGTCATTTACTTTGGCAAACGAACTGGATTTTATATGTTCGAAGAATatgtattaaaaatttgaagtcAATTGATGAAAGAAATCGAAAGTAGTCGTAGAACAAGCAAACCCACAAACAAACAAACTCACGAACGGAAAAAAAACTCTATCAGTAGAACTTGCTACTCTCGTTCGATAAAGTTACCGGTACACCTAACACAGTAGGCCTACGGTGCTTCAATCACATACGCCTACAGCAAGAGCGCCTCTTCAACTTTGATCgagaattgaattatatttgattCAAACTCCAGTAAGTAGTTAATGATATTAACTTCATTTCATGTTTTTGTAGCCTACACTCTTTACAGCTCTCCAGAGTCCTTGTAcctattggaaaaaaatatgtttcaatattgaatttgtgGAGTGGAATAATAATGCTTATTATACAATGCTAAGCATACAAATTATTGCTAGAAGATCAAATCAGAGAGGAGAGAAGTGTACTTCGTAATTCGTTCATCTCTGATCACAAGTATATCATGTGTGTGTATTGTACCCTATGAGAGCCGAATAGGTGGCTCTTGACAAAATGCAAACATAAAACTGTTACAAAGTTGATACTGTGTGATCCATACGGAAATGGTATGAGTCAGAAATATTAGACAAGATTAAGCCAATGGTCGgtataatttaattcattaaGGCCCAGTTTCTAGGACACTCTCATCAAGTCCAATAACAAGACCATAGAATCTATAGATTTAATAGACTATAAATTCATCGCATTCAATATTAAAGTGCTCGCGTCTTTGAATCAGAATCACCAAGCTCATTATATTTTCTATCATTCTAatatttgtggatgagaaatTCCGTAGTAGCAAATACAGATTACAATGTGTCAAAGCGATGATGTGGAGTGAGCATCATCAAGTGGTAAATGGATGACGTAAGACAATGATAAGAAACCGAGGTGTGACGTCATTGAGACCCTGCCAAGATAATTGATGAGCAGAAGCATACAAATGGAGGGAAGTAGGCGGACGGTAACTGAATTAGGACCCCTTCGCTTGGACTGACATCAATCTGAACGCGACGCTCATATCTCATAAGCCGCCGGAGCCACCCAAGGATagtgtatagttatatatatacagtatatactaTCATTGGAAGCCACCAGTCACAGTGCACAGTGCACAATGCTAGAACAGTCTCTATATTATCATCTCGCTAGTAGATAGATTAGAAAAATCCTACCACTCacttattaatttatgaatGGCTAGTTATGATTCGAAGATGTATTCATCATTTTCCAATAACGTATCCTTTCGCATACCATAGTTCAAGACTCCATTACCAACAAAATACTTCACAGTATTCAGCAGTATTATTCAGCACAAAAGTCACAGTATCTAGGCCTATGCATTCGTGAGATGAAAATTTGCTTGTTTGAGAAAAAACGAACAATTTTTTACATGATTGATACCACTTGATACCTGTactcaatttaatttcgaaCTATCATGcatattttgtaaatatccATTCAAGTTGCGTATACGATTTTCCTCATGCGTTCTTcactccactaggaaatactgaaattaagtgcatctgaCGTGTTATTCTGATAGAACATGATTCCAGAAACCTATATTATTGTGCAGAATCTCAATGTGATGACAATGgagttggtgatgatgattaAAGCTAAAAATGATGTTCCTGGGAATCTATTATTCCAGGTACAGAGCGCTGTACCTGGTTTCGCGTTGTAGAGCACAGAactacgcccagagggattttgaagtACTCATTCACATTGTGACAATCggatgatattttttattaaatactaaaattcatcaaattttcaaattaattttttttctaatttttgaaaaatgttgtcTCAGTACTCATAGGGCAGCTATACACACATATCGATTTCTGTAGGTACAATTGTTTGCGGTCCttatataaattctattagattaccTGATGATTTCAGGAAGataatgtttgtcaagttccgtttaatctgatagaattcattaggacggcaaaaaatcgatgtgtgtctAACTGGCTATAGAAGATATATTTGATTGGCAATCTCATAATTATTGGGTGGAAATAGCtgagaacaaaaaaatgaaccgaaaatacgaggtttttggggcAATCtataataggacaaggaaattTAGTATGAAAAAAATTGGTTGTGGACTCCTCTTATGTattcaaacaatatattaaaaattagaactacaatatatatatatatattgcaagcaccaatatATATAGTGCCTGGACATGTTTTAATCATGCTCATATAGTAGTAACTCGTgtatagtcaaccgcacgaaaatagtccgatggaaattggaacggcTGAGTACCTCCTCATCTTATGAAGGTAATAGTATCgtcgaacaaacaaacaaatacaCAAACCAACGAACATACTACGACTCGAGGCTCTACTCATCAGTAAGAACTCACTTCGCTTGacaaatcaatgaatattttgaaaaaaatcaattagcGAGTCTAATTTCGATTACCAGAGTAGAAGTATGTTCTCAATCGAGTATCAATCGTGAATTccattaaattgaattcattcaatagtaggcctacctactacCGCAACTGATATCCAGTGATATTCATGAAATATTACTAAGACAGTTTTTTATCAAGATTGGGTAAAGCTTGGAGTCAGTTCCGCTTAAGTTGTCGAAAACGAATAGAAACACTTGTGAATGGCCAGATAAAATGAGTGGCAGTGCCCTCCTCGCCTCCCCGCCATAGATTGGCGATGGCAGTTGGCCAAATGTCATTGAATTTGGAAGAGGACAGAGAAGGGAAAATGCGATGcgaaacaacaaaacaataagaAGACGTGACGCCGTAGAGAGACGACTGAGGAGGACAAAGGGGTGGGAAAGTTGCAACAGAGATGCGGAGGAGGAGCAATTGCCTGGAACAAGGATAGCACCGATAAATCAGTCTCCGGACATAATCGT
The sequence above is drawn from the Nilaparvata lugens isolate BPH chromosome 2, ASM1435652v1, whole genome shotgun sequence genome and encodes:
- the LOC120349670 gene encoding uncharacterized protein LOC120349670; this encodes MDEIHKVCKRRTQNMMVGYWNMRPIGARALLYADDIVLIADTQQKLQQSVTEWAEELKRRGMIMNVSKSKVMVVSRGGRENIQIMVSEELLEQVGKYEYLGTMFSEDGKIDLEVMNRVRKGSTAYYAIKDCIFGKREIEKRIKNHVYRSVIEPIMLYGSESWPIKSCHENKIRTVEMKCHRKSVGKTRRDRIRNTRIREEVGMRDVSERIEMRQLGWFGHIQRMGDDRKAKQYVNVRVQGKRTVGRPRYSYEDRIEEIGRRRGKSVPEMRRLAADRREWRRWIEATPTL
- the LOC120349671 gene encoding uncharacterized protein LOC120349671, which encodes MVEEMKKYKIKVLGICETRRRGVGERVLEEGYVMRYSGVADGRRACGGVAIVIDEETNTRVRSWKAISPRIIRVDLDLEEKISIIQVYGPTEDANVAEKDEFWMQLERETIEAEESRKLVVIGDFNGRIGMDEQVGNGCMGKYGCEVIKNNNGQRLIEYASQHNFLIGNTWFIHKRIHKITFVGEGREAESMIDYILYQGELRYAFRDVKVIRGAELDTDHKLLVADTGFRERKVCRQKAYRRIKHEELRLAENREKYKVELSNRIENLQNAEDMQNNVDFIWSELKEVIMGAAEEVCGQKVVGRFKRRTRWWSEEVKMKVREKKKAYKKFIGSKRQEDYRIYVEKRNVAKRTVKLAKIESWENFGRDLQNLHGRENGRAFWRTVKQLRGKFGKQTRSIVDENGRLVSQLEEVMERWRRYYENKFQRNENETGFDQDEHQQMMDELIDGITNEITTNEVEESIKRLRTGRAAGEDGIVPELIKWGGDLLIEKMTSLINLIWHQERVPSQWTKNIIIPIHKKGPTTDCENYRAVCLSQVSMKVYTGILEKRLRKVVEQEMEEEQAAFRPGRQAQEHVSSLRNICSKFLERGKPVYLAFLDLKAAFDSVPRQVIWEALKRKRVPEKLIKAIISVNVGMRAKVRICGGMSHELVWRWG